The following coding sequences are from one Amphiprion ocellaris isolate individual 3 ecotype Okinawa chromosome 19, ASM2253959v1, whole genome shotgun sequence window:
- the si:ch73-364h19.1 gene encoding uncharacterized protein si:ch73-364h19.1 produces the protein MMRAFALRLVSSGGFLKGTLTVCTEEMSTTTSPDIPSSQLTSDQLTVLAASFSSLVFFVVIVVLLSIIYRKDPQCCKLRSYQGPHADMDAPPQYYSSRQTLVGSACLEQTHIANDSDTQLFYVGLPSSYSLPTMDPPLPRLPSYESVRKKDRQRQIHMMIADRFGLNGPVVTEPPPTYEESIRQSVELPYNILSSSLDVSSPPSFYTNTASINQTAAAHPVDSDSVLPV, from the exons ATGATGAGAGCCTTCGCGCTGAGGCTGGTGAGCTCTGGAGGATTTCTGAAGGGAACATTAACAGTTTGCACAGAGGAAATGTCCACAACTACAAGTCCAGACATCCCCTCCTCACAGCTGACCTCGGACCAGCTCACAGTGCTGGCTGCCTCCT TTTCTTCTCTGGTGTTCTTTGTGGTTATTGTGGTGCTGCTGTCCATTATTTACCGCAAGGATCCTCAGTGCTGCAAGCTGCGCTCCTATCAGGGGCCACATGCAGATATG GATGCACCTCCTCAGTACTACAGCAGCAGGCAGACGCTGGTGGGATCAGCTTGTCTCGAACAGACTCACATCGCCAATGACAGCGACACTCAG CTGTTCTACGTCGGCCTGCCCTCCAGCTACAGCCTCCCCACCATGGATCCCCCCCTGCCGAGGCTCCCTTCCTACGAGAGCGTCCGAAAGAAGGACCGCCAGAGGCAGATCCACATGATGATTGCTGACCGCTTCGGCCTCAATGGACCCGTTGTGACTGAG CCTCCTCCGACATACGAAGAGAGCATCCGTCAGTCTGTGGAGCTGCCGTACAACATCCTCTCCTCCAGCCTGGACGTCTCCTCGCCTCCGAGTTTCTACACCAACACAGCATCCATCAATCAGACGGCCGCAGCTCATCCAGTTGACTCTGACAGTGTTCTACCTGTGTGA